A stretch of the Veillonella parvula DSM 2008 genome encodes the following:
- a CDS encoding PTS ascorbate transporter subunit IIC, producing MEMVLEFLRDVLSQPALLIGIMSCIGLIALKRPFHKIMTGTLKPILGYLMLAAGAGVIVSNLDPLGKMIEHGFHITGVVPNNEAIVAVAQKVLGVETMSILVVGLLMNLCIARFTKFKYVFLTGHHSLFMACLMSAVLGTAGLSGMELILVGGFLMGAWSAISPAIGQSYTSKVTDGDEIAIGHFGSLGYYLSAWVAKYVGKAEDSTEDIEIPEKWGFLRDSTLSTALTMIVFYLIAAFAAGSEFVATLSGDMSPYLYAVMSAMNFAVGVTIVYSGVRMILGDLIPAFQGIATKIIPNAIPAVDCAVFFTYAPTAVVLGFLSSFIGGIIGMLILGAVGGVLIIPGLVPHFFCGATAGIYGNATGGRRGAAVGAFLNGLAITFLPALALPVLGQLGFQNTTFGDADFAVMGLVLGNAYEWVGMAGIYGIVAIAALVLIIPNFIKTKGKVINYVEED from the coding sequence ATGGAAATGGTATTAGAGTTCTTGCGTGATGTGCTGTCTCAACCAGCACTTTTGATTGGTATTATGTCATGTATAGGCCTGATCGCTTTGAAACGTCCGTTTCATAAAATAATGACGGGCACATTAAAACCTATTCTTGGGTATTTAATGTTAGCTGCAGGTGCGGGTGTTATCGTTAGTAATCTTGACCCATTGGGGAAAATGATTGAACATGGATTTCATATTACTGGTGTAGTGCCAAATAATGAAGCTATCGTAGCTGTTGCACAAAAGGTACTTGGCGTTGAAACAATGTCTATTCTTGTTGTAGGCTTATTGATGAACTTATGTATTGCACGTTTCACCAAGTTTAAATATGTGTTCTTAACAGGTCATCACAGCTTATTTATGGCATGCCTTATGTCTGCCGTACTTGGTACAGCAGGTTTATCTGGTATGGAACTCATACTTGTAGGTGGTTTCTTAATGGGAGCTTGGTCTGCCATTTCTCCAGCTATTGGTCAAAGTTATACATCCAAAGTGACAGATGGTGATGAAATTGCCATTGGTCATTTCGGTAGTTTAGGCTACTATTTATCGGCTTGGGTTGCTAAATATGTTGGGAAAGCTGAAGATAGCACAGAAGATATTGAAATACCAGAAAAATGGGGTTTCTTACGAGACTCAACATTATCTACAGCATTAACTATGATCGTATTTTACCTAATTGCGGCATTTGCAGCAGGTTCCGAATTTGTCGCTACTTTATCAGGTGATATGAGCCCATATTTATACGCTGTTATGAGTGCTATGAATTTTGCTGTTGGTGTAACAATCGTATACTCAGGTGTGCGTATGATCTTAGGTGATTTGATTCCTGCATTCCAAGGGATTGCTACAAAAATTATTCCTAATGCAATTCCAGCTGTAGACTGTGCCGTATTCTTCACCTATGCTCCAACTGCGGTTGTATTAGGCTTCCTTAGTTCCTTCATCGGTGGTATCATCGGTATGCTTATCCTTGGTGCTGTAGGTGGCGTATTAATCATTCCTGGTCTTGTGCCACACTTCTTCTGTGGTGCTACAGCAGGTATTTATGGCAATGCTACTGGTGGTCGTCGTGGCGCAGCGGTAGGTGCTTTCCTAAATGGTTTGGCTATTACATTCTTGCCAGCTTTGGCGTTGCCAGTTCTTGGTCAATTAGGCTTCCAAAATACAACCTTTGGTGATGCGGACTTTGCAGTGATGGGTCTCGTATTAGGTAATGCTTATGAATGGGTAGGTATGGCTGGTATTTATGGCATTGTAGCTATTGCCGCTTTAGTACTTATTATTCCTAACTTTATTAAAACAAAAGGTAAAGTCATTAATTATGTAGAAGAGGATTAA
- a CDS encoding PTS sugar transporter subunit IIB — translation MISVLTVCGNGIGSSLMLKMKIEEICAENGIDAQVESIDFNAAQGRKADLIVTVKELAEQFDDKNVAIVRSYINKKKITEDVLEALKQAAQ, via the coding sequence ATGATTTCTGTATTAACTGTATGTGGTAATGGTATTGGTTCTAGCTTGATGTTAAAAATGAAAATTGAAGAAATTTGTGCTGAAAATGGTATCGATGCACAAGTTGAATCTATCGATTTTAACGCGGCTCAAGGTCGTAAGGCAGACCTCATCGTAACTGTAAAAGAGTTGGCTGAACAATTTGACGATAAAAACGTTGCTATTGTTCGTAGCTATATTAATAAAAAGAAGATTACAGAAGATGTTCTTGAAGCATTAAAACAAGCGGCTCAATAA
- a CDS encoding inorganic phosphate transporter has protein sequence MLDAHYLVWLVVFLALAFDYINGFHDTANAIATSVSTRAIEPKKAIMMTAALNFLGAMVSTGVAKTIGGDIVMSPSLIDSGIISAALIGAITWNLLTWYWGIPSSSSHALIGGIIGAVGWSVGFDALNEAGILKIFLSLILSPIVAMIGGYIVMKILLLIFGRFSPIVLNDRFRSMQIVSAIMMAFSHGSNDAQKAMGIITLTLLSGGFIDTLDVPIWVKLCCATAMAMGTAVGGWKIISTMGTKIFKLETINGFAADLNSAITIFTATFLHLPVSTTHVVSGSLLGVGSSKRIKAVNWGVARSMVMAWFVTIPLSGIVAAIAYEVGHLLFG, from the coding sequence ATGCTTGATGCTCATTATTTAGTATGGCTAGTTGTATTTTTAGCATTAGCTTTTGACTATATCAATGGCTTTCATGATACGGCAAATGCCATTGCCACATCTGTTTCTACACGAGCTATTGAGCCTAAAAAAGCGATTATGATGACCGCTGCTCTCAATTTTTTGGGTGCAATGGTTAGTACAGGTGTTGCAAAGACTATCGGTGGTGATATAGTAATGTCGCCATCCCTTATCGATAGTGGTATTATTTCTGCAGCCCTTATCGGTGCCATCACATGGAATCTTTTAACCTGGTATTGGGGAATCCCAAGTTCCTCATCCCATGCTTTGATTGGTGGTATCATTGGTGCTGTGGGCTGGTCTGTAGGATTTGACGCTTTGAATGAGGCGGGGATTTTAAAAATCTTTTTGTCTCTTATTTTATCTCCGATTGTAGCCATGATTGGTGGCTACATTGTGATGAAGATATTGTTGCTTATTTTCGGTAGATTTTCTCCAATTGTTTTGAATGATCGATTTAGATCCATGCAAATTGTATCAGCAATTATGATGGCATTTTCTCATGGCTCTAATGATGCACAAAAAGCGATGGGGATAATCACATTAACCTTACTTAGCGGTGGTTTCATCGATACATTAGATGTACCGATTTGGGTAAAACTTTGTTGTGCTACTGCAATGGCTATGGGTACTGCTGTAGGCGGTTGGAAAATTATCTCTACAATGGGAACTAAGATTTTCAAACTAGAAACTATTAATGGGTTTGCAGCTGATCTAAATTCTGCTATTACAATTTTTACAGCTACATTTTTACATTTGCCTGTAAGTACTACACACGTAGTAAGTGGTTCTTTACTAGGTGTAGGCTCTTCTAAACGTATTAAAGCAGTCAACTGGGGTGTAGCAAGATCTATGGTTATGGCTTGGTTTGTAACGATTCCATTATCTGGTATCGTTGCCGCTATTGCTTATGAAGTAGGTCACTTACTATTTGGCTAA
- a CDS encoding ABC transporter ATP-binding protein — MYQINQLSFSYETKEVLKNISVTFPTNKITAIIGPNGCGKSTLLSHLYRLHPTKNKITLNGKPLESYKGREFAQLVAVLTQSRDAMIDDFLVKDIVLMGRYPYKQHFGTYSSEDVKIAEHYMNEVGITHLANEEIHHLSGGEKQRVFIAKALTQKPQILLLDEPTNHLDMKYKVALMKQLRAFKGTTIVVLHDLNLAAQYCDHIVIMNNGTILKEGSPTEVLTPEILEPIFEVPFKTSWDEGRYHLYY; from the coding sequence ATGTATCAAATTAATCAGCTGTCTTTTTCTTATGAAACAAAAGAAGTGTTAAAGAATATTTCTGTAACATTTCCTACCAATAAAATAACAGCCATAATTGGACCGAATGGATGTGGTAAGTCTACCCTACTTAGCCATCTATATCGACTTCATCCAACAAAAAACAAAATCACATTAAACGGAAAACCTTTAGAGTCTTATAAAGGTCGCGAATTTGCTCAATTGGTAGCAGTCTTAACACAATCTAGAGACGCTATGATTGATGATTTTCTCGTAAAAGATATCGTTCTCATGGGACGGTATCCGTACAAACAACACTTTGGCACCTATAGTTCTGAGGATGTTAAAATTGCAGAGCATTATATGAATGAAGTAGGAATCACCCATTTAGCAAATGAAGAAATTCATCATTTATCAGGTGGTGAGAAGCAACGCGTATTTATTGCTAAAGCCTTAACCCAGAAACCTCAAATACTTCTTTTAGATGAACCTACTAATCATTTAGATATGAAGTATAAAGTGGCACTTATGAAGCAATTGCGTGCTTTTAAAGGCACTACGATCGTAGTCCTTCACGACTTAAATCTAGCGGCTCAATATTGCGATCATATAGTCATCATGAACAATGGAACTATCCTAAAAGAAGGTTCCCCTACCGAGGTGCTCACACCTGAAATTCTTGAACCAATTTTTGAAGTTCCTTTTAAAACCTCTTGGGATGAAGGGCGCTATCATTTATATTATTAA
- a CDS encoding ABC-F family ATP-binding cassette domain-containing protein: MNVISLQNIEKSYGTRLLFKEVSMTFTTEKRLGLVGINGTGKSTFLKILAGQMEADKGTIERNGKASIHYLAQTPDFDAESTLLEAVLDGDHPRLQMVKAFERISREYRQMQESGSDDAKLSRNYMNALEQMDQQDGWQVEQEARIILSKLGFPDVEQKVAMLSGGQKRRLALGQALLYPCDLLLLDEPTNHLDEDSIDWLESYLSTRQGGLLISTHDRYFLDSVCNGILELSNRHMYQYDGNYEEFIALKADREAREAATEEKRRQFLKREIEWVRRGALARTTKQKARLDRYEKLKNMEKTRRPDQMDPIALKTRLGKTIFDIEHLEFYFDERPMIKDFTYHVVRHDRIGIVGLNGVGKSTFMNILDGTYEATRGTIGKGETVRIAHFKQELPEFDEDMRVLDYIREDHSYMVLGDGSTLSAGQILERFLFTPELHGVPIRKLSGGERRRLYLLKLLMSAPNVLLLDEPTNDLDIPTLEVLEDFLDSFSGVIITVCHDRYFLDRVVDKLFVFTGDGHIEIVHGSYSDYKDALDESSGSKHPFYMPNDNIPANSKVVQAVEGGEADTDDSVDNQSNTSDIFGNDNVVAVGETDTFKAILKKGLNKAEEAEYAKIMDELPKLEHLVKGLDVMISQVATDYEKMQSLMEEREETQAQIDVLTERWMELEERL; encoded by the coding sequence ATGAACGTTATTAGTTTACAGAACATAGAGAAATCATATGGCACAAGGCTACTGTTTAAAGAGGTGAGTATGACTTTTACCACGGAAAAACGATTAGGTCTTGTGGGCATCAACGGAACGGGTAAGTCTACATTTCTAAAAATATTAGCAGGCCAAATGGAAGCTGATAAAGGCACCATTGAGCGTAATGGTAAGGCCAGCATCCATTACTTAGCGCAGACACCTGATTTTGATGCGGAATCTACCTTATTAGAAGCAGTTCTTGATGGAGATCATCCTCGCTTACAGATGGTAAAAGCCTTTGAACGTATTAGTCGTGAGTACCGCCAAATGCAAGAGTCTGGTAGTGATGATGCTAAATTGTCTCGTAACTATATGAATGCATTGGAGCAAATGGATCAACAAGACGGGTGGCAAGTAGAACAAGAGGCACGCATTATTTTATCTAAATTGGGCTTTCCTGATGTGGAGCAAAAGGTAGCTATGTTATCAGGAGGGCAAAAGCGTCGTCTTGCATTGGGGCAAGCATTGCTATATCCATGTGATCTTTTATTGCTAGATGAGCCGACTAACCATTTGGATGAAGATAGTATCGATTGGTTGGAGTCGTATTTGAGTACACGTCAAGGAGGATTATTAATCAGTACCCATGATAGATATTTCCTCGATTCCGTATGTAATGGTATTTTAGAGCTATCAAATCGTCATATGTATCAATACGATGGCAATTATGAAGAATTTATTGCCTTGAAAGCTGATCGAGAGGCTCGTGAAGCTGCTACGGAAGAAAAACGACGTCAATTTTTAAAACGAGAAATCGAATGGGTACGTCGTGGTGCTCTGGCTAGAACTACAAAACAAAAGGCTCGTCTTGACCGTTACGAAAAATTAAAGAATATGGAGAAAACCCGTCGTCCGGATCAAATGGATCCTATTGCGCTGAAGACACGTTTAGGAAAAACCATCTTTGATATTGAGCATTTAGAGTTTTATTTTGATGAACGTCCTATGATTAAGGACTTTACCTATCACGTGGTACGCCATGATCGTATCGGTATAGTAGGGCTCAATGGTGTTGGTAAGTCTACCTTTATGAATATCCTTGATGGCACCTACGAAGCGACGAGAGGCACTATCGGTAAAGGTGAGACCGTTCGCATTGCTCATTTTAAACAAGAGCTACCTGAATTTGATGAAGATATGCGCGTTCTCGATTATATTCGTGAGGACCACTCTTATATGGTACTCGGTGATGGATCTACATTGAGCGCAGGACAAATCCTTGAGCGATTCCTTTTTACCCCAGAATTACATGGTGTACCGATTCGAAAACTCTCTGGCGGGGAACGTCGTCGTTTATACCTCTTAAAATTGTTGATGAGCGCCCCTAACGTATTATTGCTGGACGAACCGACGAATGATCTTGATATTCCAACATTGGAGGTATTAGAGGATTTCCTTGACTCCTTTAGTGGCGTCATCATTACAGTTTGTCACGATCGGTACTTCCTAGACCGCGTAGTGGATAAATTATTTGTCTTTACCGGCGATGGGCATATTGAAATCGTTCATGGCTCCTATTCTGACTACAAGGATGCTCTTGATGAAAGTAGTGGCAGCAAGCACCCATTCTATATGCCAAATGATAATATACCGGCTAATTCCAAAGTGGTACAAGCTGTAGAAGGTGGAGAGGCTGATACCGATGACTCTGTTGATAATCAATCAAATACGTCAGATATCTTTGGAAATGACAATGTAGTAGCTGTTGGTGAAACAGATACTTTCAAAGCAATACTAAAGAAGGGCCTCAATAAAGCAGAGGAAGCGGAGTATGCCAAAATTATGGATGAATTGCCAAAGCTAGAACATTTAGTAAAAGGCCTCGATGTTATGATAAGCCAAGTGGCTACTGATTATGAAAAAATGCAGTCACTGATGGAGGAACGAGAAGAAACACAGGCCCAAATAGATGTGCTCACTGAACGGTGGATGGAATTAGAGGAACGCCTATAA
- a CDS encoding FecCD family ABC transporter permease, giving the protein MQTSVKVFILCLILCISLVTALQFGSKFVPLDQIISALMSMIDVNATASMTDTIITDIRLPRLIYSVLTGIGLSLVGLLMQTVTRNALADPYVLGVSSGASTGAVFAIIMGGLPFLGQYNTPIFAALGAVLSIILVLLCVGKSNSPVKLILIGMGMTGVFSALTMMIIYGAKHEAQVRSAMFWLLGSFAGIQWGDLPLTAIIVTLFMLYIYMFNQDLDVLLLGNHEAAQMGLSVKQLQLSIVIISSIVIATLVSKVGVVGFIGLIIPHLARIVGGPKHKYTLLFSALIGSIVMIWSDVLSRALYSPEEIPIGVLTSLLGAPLFIWIIMNRYKHNG; this is encoded by the coding sequence ATGCAGACTTCGGTAAAAGTATTTATACTCTGTCTAATCCTCTGTATTTCATTGGTAACAGCGTTACAGTTTGGATCTAAATTTGTACCACTAGACCAAATTATTTCAGCACTTATGTCTATGATTGATGTAAATGCTACAGCATCTATGACTGATACGATTATTACAGATATCCGCTTACCACGACTTATTTACTCTGTTCTAACAGGTATAGGCCTATCACTTGTGGGTCTATTAATGCAAACGGTCACGCGCAATGCCCTCGCAGATCCCTATGTATTAGGTGTTTCTTCTGGTGCAAGCACAGGTGCGGTTTTCGCTATTATCATGGGTGGGCTTCCATTCTTAGGGCAATACAATACACCTATTTTTGCGGCTCTAGGCGCAGTACTTTCAATTATATTAGTACTACTATGTGTTGGTAAAAGTAACAGTCCAGTAAAGCTTATCCTCATAGGCATGGGCATGACCGGTGTATTTTCAGCCTTAACGATGATGATTATTTACGGAGCCAAACACGAAGCACAAGTACGAAGTGCCATGTTCTGGCTACTTGGCAGCTTTGCAGGTATACAATGGGGCGATTTACCATTAACAGCAATTATTGTAACCTTGTTTATGCTATATATCTATATGTTCAACCAAGACCTTGATGTGTTGCTACTCGGTAATCATGAAGCAGCACAAATGGGCCTTTCCGTTAAGCAGTTACAATTAAGCATCGTTATCATATCCTCTATTGTGATTGCCACACTAGTATCAAAGGTTGGTGTAGTTGGCTTTATCGGCCTTATCATCCCTCACCTTGCTCGGATTGTAGGCGGACCTAAGCATAAATACACATTACTATTCAGTGCACTCATCGGTAGCATCGTTATGATTTGGTCAGACGTATTATCGAGAGCACTCTACAGTCCAGAAGAAATCCCTATTGGTGTGCTTACATCTTTATTGGGGGCGCCTCTCTTCATTTGGATTATCATGAATCGTTATAAACACAATGGTTAG
- a CDS encoding PTS sugar transporter subunit IIA, producing the protein MIQDLLSEDNVSFHYPAETWEDVIRHGGQLMVDAGFTDPSYTEAMVEVVREMGPYIVLAPGLAMPHARPEHGAKRVGTALVTLEKPLNFGSPDNDPVSVALFLCAPNKDEHIQLLTDIATLFEDEEFLDAAVDFESIDDVQAFLAEHLDEQ; encoded by the coding sequence TTGATACAAGATTTATTATCTGAGGATAATGTATCCTTTCATTATCCCGCCGAAACGTGGGAAGATGTAATTCGTCATGGTGGTCAACTGATGGTTGATGCGGGCTTTACGGATCCATCTTATACAGAGGCTATGGTTGAAGTAGTTCGCGAAATGGGTCCATATATCGTATTGGCTCCCGGTCTTGCTATGCCACATGCGCGCCCAGAACATGGTGCTAAGCGTGTAGGGACAGCTTTAGTGACATTGGAAAAACCATTGAATTTTGGTAGTCCTGATAATGACCCAGTATCTGTCGCATTATTCTTATGTGCTCCCAATAAAGATGAGCATATTCAATTGTTAACAGATATTGCTACATTATTTGAGGATGAAGAATTCTTAGATGCGGCCGTTGACTTTGAAAGTATTGACGACGTACAAGCATTCTTGGCAGAACATTTAGACGAGCAATAA
- a CDS encoding [FeFe] hydrogenase, group A: MSKYQFLDRRVPIEDGNIALVQDLTKCKNCSLCRKACAVDMGVFDYYDLTTNGDHPICIHCGQCASICPFDSINERSEIDEVKAAIADPNKIVIFQTAPAVRVGLGEEFGLEAGTFVEGKMVAALRKLGGDYILDTNFGADMTIMEEASELLERVINSDAVLPQFTSCCPAWVKFAETFYPEFLPNLSTAKSPIAMQAPTQKTYFAEKMGLDAKQIVAVAVTPCTAKKFEIRRDEMNSSAEYWNTPEMRDTDYCITTRELAKWLRAEEINFDDLEDSAFDPLMGEASGGGIIFGNTGGVMEAAMRAAYKMATGEDAPQTLIPFEAIRGMDGAREADVVIGDKTLHVAAVHGTGNLRKFIERMRAENIHYDFIEVMACRGGCIGGGGQPRVKLPMADKAREARIASLYTRDAEVTVKAACDNPDIQKLYAEFFDGKPMSHKAHHMLHTTFVNRSEDLGPNGACTPATCPTSVPNLKKAAEAAKAAAEANS; this comes from the coding sequence ATGAGTAAGTACCAATTTTTAGACCGTCGCGTACCAATTGAAGACGGAAATATTGCATTAGTACAAGATTTAACTAAATGTAAAAACTGCTCCTTATGTCGTAAAGCTTGTGCTGTAGACATGGGTGTATTTGATTATTATGATTTAACAACTAATGGAGATCATCCAATTTGTATTCATTGTGGTCAATGTGCATCTATTTGCCCGTTCGATTCCATTAATGAACGCTCTGAAATTGATGAAGTAAAAGCAGCTATTGCTGACCCTAATAAAATCGTCATTTTCCAAACTGCGCCTGCCGTGCGTGTTGGTTTGGGCGAGGAATTCGGCCTTGAGGCTGGTACATTTGTAGAAGGTAAAATGGTAGCCGCTCTTCGTAAATTGGGTGGCGACTATATCCTTGATACAAACTTTGGTGCGGACATGACTATCATGGAAGAAGCATCTGAGTTATTAGAACGTGTTATTAATAGTGATGCAGTATTGCCTCAATTCACATCTTGTTGTCCTGCTTGGGTTAAGTTTGCGGAAACATTCTATCCAGAATTCTTGCCAAACCTATCTACGGCTAAGAGCCCAATTGCTATGCAAGCGCCTACACAAAAAACATACTTTGCTGAAAAAATGGGCCTTGATGCAAAACAAATCGTGGCCGTTGCAGTAACACCATGTACAGCTAAGAAATTTGAAATTCGTCGCGATGAAATGAATTCCTCCGCGGAATACTGGAATACACCAGAAATGCGCGATACAGACTACTGTATTACTACACGGGAACTTGCAAAATGGTTGCGCGCAGAAGAAATCAACTTCGATGATCTTGAAGATTCTGCTTTTGACCCATTGATGGGCGAAGCCTCTGGTGGTGGTATCATCTTCGGTAACACTGGTGGCGTTATGGAAGCGGCTATGCGTGCGGCTTACAAAATGGCGACAGGTGAAGATGCACCTCAAACATTGATTCCATTCGAAGCTATTCGCGGCATGGACGGCGCGCGTGAAGCGGACGTAGTGATTGGCGATAAAACATTACATGTAGCGGCAGTTCATGGTACCGGTAATTTGCGTAAGTTCATCGAACGCATGCGTGCAGAAAATATCCATTATGACTTCATCGAAGTAATGGCTTGTCGTGGTGGCTGTATCGGTGGTGGTGGTCAACCACGCGTTAAATTACCGATGGCTGACAAAGCTCGTGAAGCTCGTATTGCATCTTTGTATACTCGCGATGCAGAAGTAACTGTAAAAGCTGCTTGTGATAATCCAGATATCCAAAAATTGTATGCTGAGTTCTTTGATGGCAAACCTATGAGCCACAAAGCACATCACATGTTACATACTACCTTTGTGAACCGTTCTGAAGATTTAGGTCCTAATGGCGCTTGTACGCCTGCTACATGCCCTACATCTGTGCCTAATTTGAAAAAGGCGGCAGAGGCGGCTAAAGCAGCGGCGGAAGCTAATAGCTAA
- a CDS encoding ABC transporter substrate-binding protein, protein MFQNLRKSKKLLLIAMTCATFAIAGCGSDTTKTTADNGTSVTWSETFDGTKTDFAVKSAPTHAVSMSQATTEMMLQLGLDDKMAGTAFKEEEIYPPLQAAYDKVKVLSDKWPSYEVFMSVKPDFATGWPDSFSKRAIPADKMISQKVNIWIPESMLSTKADLETNFSDMIKLGEIFGVKPKAEEWVADQRKTLAAIQNKLKDLPRKRVFIYDSEDGQPFTAFEGYTTNILKLIGADNVMSGLGVDKTWAKGSWETVIAQNPDYIIIADYGNSIRNDDDFQQKIEKIKANPQLQDITAVKEGHFIRVKLSEITPGVRTVDALKRLAEEIHGIKVD, encoded by the coding sequence ATGTTTCAGAATTTAAGAAAGTCAAAAAAATTATTATTAATCGCTATGACATGTGCTACATTCGCTATTGCTGGTTGTGGTTCTGATACTACAAAAACTACAGCGGATAATGGAACCTCTGTAACATGGAGTGAAACATTTGACGGTACAAAAACAGACTTTGCCGTAAAATCCGCCCCTACTCATGCAGTGTCCATGTCGCAAGCAACAACGGAAATGATGTTACAATTAGGCCTTGACGACAAAATGGCTGGAACCGCTTTCAAAGAAGAAGAAATCTACCCACCTTTACAAGCGGCTTACGACAAAGTAAAAGTATTATCTGATAAATGGCCTTCCTATGAAGTATTCATGTCCGTAAAGCCTGACTTCGCTACGGGATGGCCTGATTCTTTCAGCAAACGAGCTATACCTGCTGACAAAATGATTTCCCAAAAGGTTAATATTTGGATCCCTGAATCCATGTTATCTACTAAAGCTGACCTAGAAACCAACTTCAGCGACATGATTAAATTGGGTGAGATTTTTGGCGTAAAACCTAAAGCTGAAGAATGGGTTGCTGACCAACGAAAAACCTTGGCAGCTATCCAGAATAAACTAAAAGACTTACCTCGTAAACGCGTTTTTATTTATGACTCTGAAGACGGTCAACCATTCACAGCATTCGAAGGTTATACTACTAACATCTTAAAACTTATCGGTGCTGATAATGTAATGAGCGGCTTAGGCGTTGATAAAACATGGGCTAAAGGTTCTTGGGAAACAGTAATTGCGCAAAACCCTGACTATATTATTATCGCTGACTATGGCAATTCTATTCGCAACGATGATGATTTCCAACAAAAAATTGAAAAGATCAAGGCTAACCCTCAACTTCAAGATATCACAGCCGTTAAAGAAGGTCACTTCATTCGTGTAAAACTTTCTGAAATCACTCCTGGGGTACGTACCGTTGATGCTCTAAAACGTTTAGCTGAAGAAATTCACGGCATCAAAGTAGACTAA
- a CDS encoding DUF47 domain-containing protein has translation MAFKLKGKEEKFFSILEKHAALTYESAEMMERVFKGDISKEEAFLEIDTKEKAADELVNETVERLRKTFITPMDREDIQLLIDQLDTTLDNIKEIMDKMVMYHVGKPSDGAIRMSEIVVKCVKHINKSIGYMGSLKKDHVKVEGRVHQVLKLESEADNIYHEEMAKLFTECTNPIEIIKWKEILSAMEDVIDGCEDLVGTFRRVVLKYA, from the coding sequence ATGGCTTTTAAATTAAAAGGAAAAGAAGAAAAATTTTTCAGTATTTTGGAAAAACATGCTGCACTAACTTATGAAAGTGCGGAAATGATGGAACGCGTGTTTAAGGGGGATATCTCTAAGGAAGAGGCATTTCTTGAAATTGATACAAAGGAAAAAGCTGCCGATGAATTAGTAAATGAAACTGTAGAGCGTTTACGTAAAACATTTATCACTCCGATGGATCGTGAGGATATTCAGCTTTTGATTGACCAACTGGATACTACATTGGATAATATCAAAGAAATCATGGATAAAATGGTTATGTATCATGTTGGAAAACCAAGTGATGGTGCTATTCGCATGAGTGAAATTGTTGTTAAATGCGTTAAGCATATCAATAAATCCATTGGTTATATGGGTAGTCTTAAAAAGGATCATGTGAAGGTAGAGGGGCGTGTTCATCAAGTATTGAAACTTGAGTCTGAAGCGGATAATATTTATCATGAAGAAATGGCTAAGCTCTTTACAGAGTGTACGAATCCAATTGAAATTATCAAATGGAAGGAAATCCTTAGCGCTATGGAAGATGTAATCGATGGCTGCGAAGATTTGGTTGGTACATTCCGCCGGGTAGTATTGAAGTATGCTTGA
- a CDS encoding YbaN family protein, translating to MKTTEQHSNVVVRYVFLTIGAISFGLGTAGIVLPLLPTVPFYMLTLFCLARGSERFHKMFLESSLYQKTVAAYERDKALTLRAKLSILVSVSAIMAVGAYFSQDMPIALMVMGIIWVAHVIALAFIIKTKK from the coding sequence ATGAAAACAACTGAGCAACACAGTAATGTTGTAGTACGATATGTATTCCTGACTATTGGAGCAATAAGTTTTGGCCTTGGTACAGCAGGTATCGTATTACCACTATTGCCAACAGTTCCTTTTTATATGCTAACTTTATTTTGTTTAGCTCGAGGGTCTGAACGATTCCATAAAATGTTTTTGGAATCTAGTTTATATCAAAAGACTGTTGCTGCTTATGAACGCGATAAAGCGTTGACCTTGCGGGCAAAGTTGTCCATTCTCGTATCCGTTAGTGCCATAATGGCGGTTGGTGCCTATTTTAGTCAAGATATGCCTATTGCTCTAATGGTTATGGGCATTATATGGGTAGCCCATGTCATAGCATTAGCTTTTATTATTAAAACAAAAAAATAG